GGGAAGGCTGGATGGATTGTCTTCGGTTGATCGAACCCGTGGGGCTGGTCCTGGGGCGGCAGGCGCATGTGGCCGTGGCGGCGGGACTGGCCCACTGGCTGGCCGGTGGGCCGGCGGCCTTTACCCTGGCTCGGCTGATCGACGGGGACGATGTCCGCCTGGTCCGCGCGGGCGATATTCCGCCCGGCTGGCTGCCGGTCCTGGCCCGTGTGACGGCGCCGCTGCCGTCGGCGGACCTGCCGGACGGGCCGCGGGTGATGGGCATCCTGAACGTGACGCCGGACAGCTTCAGCGACGGTGGCCGCCATATGGGACCGGACGCCGCATTGCGTGCCGCGGCGGCCATGGTGGAAGCCGGTGCCGCGCTGCTGGATATCGGCGGCGAGAGCACGCGGCCCGACGCCGCCGTGGTGACGCCGGACGAGGAATGGGCCCGCATCGCTCCGGTGCTGGCGGACCTGCACGGCCGGACCGGGGCCGTACTGTCGGTCGACACCCGCAACGCCCGTACCATGGCCTCCGCGCTGGGGCTGGGGGCGACGCTGATCAACGATGTCTCGGCGCTGGCGCATGACCCGGATGCGCTGGGGGTGGTGGCGGATGCCGGGTGCCCCGTGGTGCTGATGCATATGCGCGGCACGCCGCAGACGATGTCGCGCCTTGCGACCTATGGCGACGTGGGCGCCGACGTGACGCGCGAACTCGCCGCGCGAATCGACGCGGCCGTGGCCGCCGGTGTCGCGCGCCATCGCATCCTCGTCGATCCCGGCATCGGCTTCGCCAAGACCACGGCGCAGAATGCCGCATTGCTGGGCCGGTTGCCGATCCTGGCGAACCTGGGGTGCCGTATCGTGCTGGGAACGTCGCGCAAGCGCACGCTGGGGGAACTGGCCGGGGTGCAGGTGGCCGCCGACCGCGATCCGGGGACCGTGGCCAGCACCCTGCCGGGCCTGGAACTCGGCAACACGATCCTGCGTGTACATAACGTGCCGGCCATGGTTCAGGCCCTGCGGGTCTGGCAGGGCGTGTGGACCTGCGATAAGCCGGCATCAGGGCCCGCCATGGCAGGGCAGAACCAGGGATAGCCGGGAATGAGCAAGACCAGACATCTATTCGGCACCGACGGCATCCGCGGCCTCGCCAACCAGGACCCGATGACGGTGGAAATCGCGCAGAAGCTGGGGCAGGCCGCCGGCCTGCGCTTCACGCGGGGCGTGCACCGCCATCGCGTGCTGCTGGGCAAGGACACGCGCCTGTCGGGCTACATGATCGAATGCGCGCTGGTGTCGGGCTT
This genomic stretch from Gluconacetobacter diazotrophicus PA1 5 harbors:
- the folP gene encoding dihydropteroate synthase, which codes for MDCLRLIEPVGLVLGRQAHVAVAAGLAHWLAGGPAAFTLARLIDGDDVRLVRAGDIPPGWLPVLARVTAPLPSADLPDGPRVMGILNVTPDSFSDGGRHMGPDAALRAAAAMVEAGAALLDIGGESTRPDAAVVTPDEEWARIAPVLADLHGRTGAVLSVDTRNARTMASALGLGATLINDVSALAHDPDALGVVADAGCPVVLMHMRGTPQTMSRLATYGDVGADVTRELAARIDAAVAAGVARHRILVDPGIGFAKTTAQNAALLGRLPILANLGCRIVLGTSRKRTLGELAGVQVAADRDPGTVASTLPGLELGNTILRVHNVPAMVQALRVWQGVWTCDKPASGPAMAGQNQG